One Deinococcus sp. LM3 genomic region harbors:
- a CDS encoding phosphoribosylanthranilate isomerase, with amino-acid sequence MTVRVKVCGTTSVRDAVLSAQAGADALGFIFAPVSKRLVSPQVAREAGLNVGPVVARVGVFLGQGLDEVLRTAEAARVSAVQLHGPLPGLYVRQVAAYYPVLRVVRPADLAAEADMWRDEPGVTLMLDAPEPGGGVPLDWAALRDVFPRGAWLAGGLGSANVAAAMQALNPAGVDAVSRLEASPGVKDPALVQEFVRAARPS; translated from the coding sequence GTGACCGTGCGGGTGAAGGTGTGCGGCACGACCAGCGTGCGCGACGCGGTCCTGAGTGCGCAGGCGGGCGCGGACGCGCTGGGGTTCATCTTCGCGCCGGTCAGTAAGCGGCTGGTGTCCCCGCAGGTGGCGCGCGAGGCGGGCCTGAACGTGGGGCCGGTCGTGGCGCGCGTGGGTGTCTTTCTGGGGCAGGGGCTGGACGAGGTGCTGCGCACGGCGGAGGCGGCGCGTGTCAGTGCCGTGCAGCTTCACGGTCCGCTGCCGGGTCTTTACGTGAGGCAGGTCGCCGCGTATTATCCCGTTCTGCGTGTCGTGCGCCCCGCCGATCTGGCGGCCGAGGCCGACATGTGGAGGGACGAGCCCGGCGTGACCCTGATGCTGGACGCCCCGGAACCGGGCGGCGGCGTGCCGCTGGACTGGGCGGCGCTGCGGGACGTGTTTCCGCGTGGGGCGTGGCTGGCGGGTGGTCTGGGCTCGGCGAACGTGGCGGCGGCCATGCAGGCGCTGAATCCGGCCGGGGTGGACGCGGTCAGTCGGCTGGAGGCCAGCCCTGGCGTGAAGGATCCGGCGCTGGTTCAGGAGTTCGTGCGGGCCGCGCGGCCCTCATAA